Proteins from a genomic interval of Nocardia sp. BMG51109:
- a CDS encoding DUF1684 domain-containing protein, which translates to MLQALVRAEQVALRVFDPQAPTRTGLLGIDTFDPDPAWVIAGTAGPAAEALRLEHIDGFVSDNAASTVRVPINGRDAVLQGTTTPHGGLRITFADTTNGHETQRFRFLTVAAPDARGRVEVDFNRAYLPPCTVSDHFLCPLPPPGNRLDFPVRAGESRLRRAAAPRSADRSSFAGGS; encoded by the coding sequence TTGCTGCAGGCTCTCGTTCGCGCGGAACAGGTGGCGCTGCGGGTGTTCGACCCCCAGGCGCCCACCCGGACCGGGCTGCTCGGCATCGACACCTTCGACCCGGATCCGGCATGGGTGATCGCGGGCACGGCCGGACCCGCCGCGGAGGCCCTGCGGCTCGAGCACATCGACGGCTTCGTCAGCGACAACGCCGCGAGCACCGTCCGGGTGCCGATCAACGGCCGGGACGCCGTGCTCCAGGGCACCACGACGCCGCACGGAGGTCTCCGGATCACCTTCGCCGACACCACCAACGGTCATGAGACGCAACGATTCCGGTTTCTCACCGTCGCCGCCCCGGACGCGCGGGGGCGGGTCGAGGTGGATTTCAACCGAGCCTATCTGCCGCCGTGCACGGTCTCCGACCACTTCCTGTGTCCGTTGCCCCCGCCCGGAAACCGGCTGGACTTCCCGGTCCGCGCGGGTGAATCGCGCCTACGTAGGGCCGCGGCGCCCCGGTCCGCGGACAGGTCCTCCTTCGCAGGCGGCTCGTAG
- a CDS encoding non-heme iron oxygenase ferredoxin subunit has product MAESSTEAVARVDELAPGTLLEVAVGGRPVLLANVGGRIFAVDGVCTHEDAQLVDGYLEDETVVCPWHLSRFCLRTGEVLNDPAEAPIGTRSIRVVDGAIFVD; this is encoded by the coding sequence GGGTGGACGAACTGGCGCCGGGTACTCTTCTCGAGGTGGCCGTCGGCGGCCGGCCTGTGCTGCTGGCCAATGTCGGCGGCCGGATCTTCGCGGTGGACGGTGTGTGTACCCATGAGGACGCGCAGCTGGTCGACGGCTACCTGGAAGACGAAACCGTGGTGTGCCCTTGGCATCTCAGCCGCTTCTGCTTGCGCACCGGCGAGGTCCTGAACGACCCGGCGGAAGCCCCCATCGGGACCAGATCGATCCGAGTGGTCGACGGCGCGATCTTCGTGGACTGA